The following proteins come from a genomic window of Flavobacterium crocinum:
- a CDS encoding murein L,D-transpeptidase catalytic domain family protein codes for MIYKIYPLFVFLLLSFGKDSKNTTDLKKNAIVKSIAKVEKVTVDSKIESVYNALNSNNFKMPEFKTFTEALKGFYLLKEKGVIKKNILTLIDFSLSSNTKRLWVIDLTTNTILFNSLVAHGRNTGEEFATAFSNLNSSFKSSLGFYATGEIYQGKHGASLRLDGLENGVNDNARQRGVVMHGADYVSESFIRDHKRLGRSQGCPAVPVELTDEIIETIKDKSCLYIYHPSRSFTMEERLIS; via the coding sequence ATGATTTACAAAATTTATCCGCTATTTGTGTTTTTGTTATTGTCTTTTGGAAAAGATTCAAAAAACACTACAGATCTTAAAAAGAACGCTATTGTAAAGTCGATTGCAAAAGTTGAAAAAGTAACAGTTGATTCTAAAATTGAAAGCGTTTACAATGCCCTAAATTCAAACAATTTTAAAATGCCGGAATTTAAAACTTTTACAGAAGCTTTAAAGGGATTTTATTTGTTGAAAGAAAAAGGAGTTATTAAGAAAAACATTTTGACTCTTATTGATTTCAGTTTGTCATCAAACACAAAACGTCTGTGGGTGATTGATTTGACAACTAACACTATCTTGTTTAATTCTCTTGTGGCTCACGGAAGAAATACAGGTGAAGAGTTTGCTACGGCATTTTCAAATCTGAATTCTTCATTTAAAAGTAGTTTAGGATTTTATGCCACAGGCGAAATTTATCAGGGAAAACATGGTGCTTCATTGCGTTTAGACGGTTTGGAAAATGGTGTGAATGACAATGCGCGTCAAAGAGGTGTTGTAATGCATGGTGCAGATTATGTTTCCGAATCTTTTATCAGAGATCATAAAAGATTAGGCAGAAGCCAAGGCTGTCCTGCAGTTCCAGTTGAATTGACTGATGAAATAATTGAAACCATTAAAGATAAATCGTGTTTGTATATTTATCATCCTTCAAGAAGTTTTACGATGGAAGAAAGGCTAATTTCTTAG